A region from the Pseudonocardia petroleophila genome encodes:
- a CDS encoding acetate--CoA ligase family protein, with protein MTIPDYARRRHVVRPDRLGALFGARSIAVVGASASSSWAGNLLRSLDLGGGVERLTFVHPQHDVLFGRPTVPSLRDLPEPADLAFVMVGPHRVEGVLADAAAAGVRNAVVLAAGYGETGEDGREQQRRLAELALELDITVMGPNTIGFINAPGGIAPWAVASSAVPLAGPVGAVFESGSMARATYEFAQAHGIGTSIWASVGNSAVLSSLDVLEYLVEDPGTRAIALFLETVREPARLFELGRRALEADKPVVVFKAGRSEAGKRSAMAHTGALATDDAVVDSAFRQAGIVRVESIEELISTVGLLGYTTRRPQGRRMGVVTSSGGGCNILADLAAVNDVELPPWREATVAALREHLPEFASVLNPLDTTGYGHARARPRPTKAEDDLMEIAVTDPGIDFLFTMMTPLPSEQPSDPAFIESRMKIVGDIVAAAPVPILLSSNTCRDVAEYPRRLLADNGLHLLPGADLAMASIGHMLRWTDQRAGLLAAPAPVDVPRLQARDSTVAAMGTWDEDEGRALLAEAGVPIVPARLVTTADEAADAAAKAGGPVALKICSRDVPHKSDVGGVALNVSGADAAARAFEDVVAACGAAVPDARLRGVLVSPMRAPGPELLVGITVDPTFGPVLAVGLGGVWVEVMEDSALRVLPVSATDVRDMLGELRGAALLRGARGTKPVDLDALSEVILTISRAALSLGGTLQTLEVNPLRISADGIECLDVLVTTEEEQS; from the coding sequence GTGACGATCCCGGACTACGCACGGCGACGGCACGTGGTTCGCCCCGACAGGCTCGGCGCGCTCTTCGGAGCGAGGAGCATCGCCGTCGTCGGTGCGTCGGCCAGCTCCAGCTGGGCGGGCAACCTGCTCCGGAGCCTCGACCTCGGCGGCGGGGTCGAGCGCCTGACCTTCGTCCACCCTCAGCACGACGTCCTGTTCGGGCGACCCACCGTGCCCTCCCTCCGTGACCTGCCCGAGCCTGCGGACCTCGCCTTCGTCATGGTCGGTCCGCACCGCGTCGAGGGAGTGCTTGCCGATGCTGCCGCCGCGGGCGTGCGCAACGCCGTGGTGCTGGCAGCCGGCTACGGCGAGACCGGCGAGGACGGACGTGAGCAGCAGCGTCGCCTGGCCGAGCTCGCTCTCGAGCTCGACATCACCGTGATGGGGCCGAATACCATCGGCTTCATCAACGCACCCGGAGGCATCGCCCCCTGGGCGGTCGCATCGTCGGCGGTTCCCCTCGCAGGGCCGGTCGGCGCGGTCTTCGAGAGCGGCTCGATGGCTCGTGCGACCTACGAGTTCGCCCAAGCTCACGGCATCGGCACGAGCATCTGGGCGTCGGTCGGGAACTCCGCGGTCCTCAGCAGCCTGGACGTCCTGGAGTACCTCGTCGAGGACCCCGGAACGCGTGCGATCGCGTTGTTCCTGGAGACCGTGCGCGAGCCGGCGCGGTTGTTCGAGCTCGGCAGGCGGGCGCTCGAGGCCGACAAGCCCGTCGTCGTGTTCAAGGCCGGTCGCAGCGAGGCCGGCAAGCGCTCCGCGATGGCCCACACAGGGGCCCTCGCGACCGACGACGCCGTCGTCGATTCGGCGTTCCGACAGGCCGGGATCGTGCGGGTCGAGAGCATCGAGGAGCTGATCTCAACCGTGGGTCTGCTCGGCTACACCACGCGCCGCCCGCAGGGGCGCCGCATGGGGGTGGTCACCTCCTCGGGCGGTGGCTGCAACATCCTCGCCGACCTTGCCGCGGTCAACGACGTCGAACTGCCGCCATGGCGTGAGGCGACTGTCGCTGCGCTGCGTGAGCACCTACCGGAGTTCGCATCCGTGCTCAACCCGCTCGACACGACCGGCTACGGACACGCGCGTGCGCGGCCGCGGCCGACCAAGGCCGAGGACGATCTCATGGAGATCGCGGTGACGGACCCGGGCATCGACTTCCTGTTCACGATGATGACGCCGCTCCCATCTGAGCAGCCGTCCGATCCGGCGTTCATCGAGAGCCGCATGAAGATCGTCGGCGACATCGTCGCCGCGGCGCCCGTGCCGATCCTGCTCTCATCGAACACCTGCCGGGACGTCGCGGAGTACCCGCGCCGCCTGCTCGCGGACAACGGGCTGCACCTGCTCCCCGGCGCGGATCTCGCGATGGCCTCGATCGGACACATGCTCCGCTGGACCGATCAGCGGGCCGGGCTCCTGGCGGCGCCGGCCCCCGTCGACGTCCCGCGCCTGCAGGCTCGGGACTCCACGGTCGCGGCGATGGGTACGTGGGACGAAGACGAGGGGCGCGCGCTCCTGGCGGAGGCGGGTGTGCCCATCGTGCCCGCGCGGCTGGTCACGACCGCCGACGAAGCCGCAGACGCCGCCGCGAAGGCCGGTGGGCCTGTGGCGCTCAAGATCTGCTCGCGCGACGTGCCACACAAGTCCGACGTCGGCGGTGTCGCCTTGAACGTCTCCGGCGCAGATGCGGCCGCTCGGGCGTTCGAGGACGTCGTCGCCGCGTGCGGCGCAGCAGTGCCCGACGCCAGGCTGCGCGGTGTCCTCGTCTCCCCGATGCGCGCCCCGGGTCCGGAGCTGCTGGTGGGCATCACCGTCGACCCCACCTTCGGACCGGTGCTCGCAGTCGGGCTCGGTGGCGTGTGGGTGGAGGTGATGGAGGACAGCGCGCTGCGGGTGCTGCCAGTGTCTGCGACCGACGTGCGGGACATGCTGGGTGAACTGCGTGGAGCGGCGCTCCTCAGAGGTGCACGGGGGACCAAGCCCGTGGACCTGGACGCCCTGAGCGAGGTCATCCTCACCATCAGCCGAGCCGCTCTGTCGCTCGGCGGCACTCTGCAGACCCTCGAGGTCAACCCGCTGCGCATCTCCGCCGACGGCATCGAGTGCCTCGACGTGCTCGTGACGACCGAGGAGGAGCAGTCATGA
- a CDS encoding ABC transporter ATP-binding protein, whose protein sequence is MTALLEVDAVTVAYGRHEPVLHDVSFDLAAGGLLGLVGMNGAGKTTLMRTLSGRLRPRSGAVRFDGTDIGKASTAALSRRGMVILPEGHRVLRTLTVEENLEVAAMSLRRGRVRARLAESRELIHDLFPVLTERRTQLAGLLSGGEQQMLSLSRAIVQKPRLLLLDEPSLGLAPLVVDRIYRSLQTLREQGIAMLVVEQNSERVSAACDRLVVLRDGRVHAQGTPDDLRGEKLHAAYFGGTAADMQDHNVQRRTT, encoded by the coding sequence GTGACCGCGCTCCTGGAGGTGGACGCCGTCACCGTCGCCTACGGCAGGCACGAGCCGGTTCTGCACGACGTGTCGTTCGATCTGGCGGCGGGCGGCCTGCTCGGTCTCGTGGGCATGAACGGCGCCGGTAAGACGACATTGATGCGCACCCTCAGTGGACGGTTGCGTCCGCGCTCAGGTGCGGTCCGGTTCGACGGCACGGATATCGGCAAGGCGTCCACCGCAGCGCTGTCCCGCCGTGGAATGGTCATCCTGCCTGAGGGGCACCGCGTGCTGCGGACGCTCACTGTGGAGGAGAACCTCGAGGTCGCCGCCATGTCCCTTCGGCGGGGGCGGGTGAGGGCTCGACTGGCGGAGAGCCGCGAGCTGATCCACGACCTGTTCCCGGTCCTCACCGAGCGGCGCACCCAGCTGGCAGGACTGCTGTCAGGTGGTGAGCAGCAGATGCTGTCCCTCTCGCGCGCCATCGTGCAGAAGCCGCGTCTACTGCTGCTCGACGAACCGTCGCTCGGACTTGCGCCGCTGGTGGTCGACCGGATCTACCGCTCTCTGCAGACCCTGCGTGAGCAGGGGATCGCGATGCTCGTCGTCGAGCAGAACAGTGAACGGGTCTCCGCCGCGTGCGACCGGCTCGTCGTACTGCGCGACGGGCGCGTTCACGCACAGGGCACCCCCGACGACCTGCGTGGAGAGAAGCTCCACGCCGCCTACTTCGGCGGAACCGCCGCCGACATGCAGGACCACAACGTTCAAAGGAGAACCACGTGA
- a CDS encoding branched-chain amino acid ABC transporter permease encodes MLSLIITSLSATAVLVPLVVSVSLVFRVSGVVNFGAGFFCVFAGAACASWGAAGPLLGVVLTLLAGAVLGALTYLVAIVPAQRRGVRVIGLTLSTLGFGLLLSFVTRQWFGGDPSIVQPWIVGSVSIGDFQTAWQRLLVIALALVVLLILYALFDRTLVGRTLTAVSHDRELAEMYGVRSARMQLLAWVVSGVCLMVSGIFQATLASVSVDVAPTLLVLSLVGAVIGGLGSLLGAVGGSLVAGVAMTVTDQFISPGFQLTALFIVLSLVLLFRPAGLFTFRGTAERV; translated from the coding sequence ATGCTCTCGCTCATCATCACGAGCTTGTCGGCGACCGCCGTACTCGTCCCACTCGTCGTGTCCGTCAGTCTGGTCTTCCGCGTCAGCGGGGTCGTCAACTTCGGGGCCGGCTTCTTCTGCGTGTTCGCCGGAGCGGCGTGCGCGTCGTGGGGCGCGGCCGGTCCGCTGCTCGGCGTCGTGCTGACCCTGCTGGCCGGTGCGGTGCTGGGAGCCCTGACCTACCTCGTCGCGATCGTTCCGGCGCAGCGCAGAGGAGTGCGCGTCATCGGTCTCACGCTCTCGACCCTCGGGTTCGGTCTGCTGCTGAGCTTCGTGACCCGCCAGTGGTTCGGCGGTGATCCCTCGATCGTCCAGCCTTGGATCGTCGGGTCGGTCAGCATCGGCGACTTCCAGACGGCGTGGCAGCGCCTGCTCGTCATCGCGCTGGCACTCGTCGTCCTGCTCATCCTCTACGCCCTCTTCGACCGCACGCTGGTGGGTCGGACTCTGACGGCTGTCTCGCACGATCGCGAGCTGGCTGAGATGTACGGGGTGCGCAGTGCCCGCATGCAACTCCTCGCGTGGGTCGTCTCCGGCGTCTGCCTGATGGTGAGCGGGATCTTCCAGGCCACGCTCGCGAGCGTCTCGGTCGACGTCGCGCCCACGTTGCTCGTGCTCTCCCTCGTTGGTGCCGTCATCGGCGGCCTGGGGAGCCTGCTGGGTGCTGTGGGGGGCTCGCTCGTCGCCGGTGTCGCGATGACCGTGACCGACCAGTTCATCAGCCCGGGCTTCCAGCTCACGGCCCTGTTCATCGTCCTGTCCCTGGTGCTCCTCTTCCGGCCGGCCGGACTCTTCACCTTCCGTGGAACGGCTGAGCGCGTATGA
- a CDS encoding VOC family protein: MTATPLLRLYHTGIIVDSLDNAMKTWGTALGLDWAPPKTSTAPMECPDGVVGREVRFTYSLQGPHFIEILEQVDPSPYLNLTGGRRVHHLGYYTDDLVQASADLEERGFRRELAGVGENGQIGRAAFHYSPESPGMWIELVSHEIADEIGGWIAEAAAARGIPFVSPFV; encoded by the coding sequence ATGACAGCGACGCCGCTGCTCCGGCTCTACCACACCGGAATCATCGTCGACAGTCTCGACAACGCCATGAAGACGTGGGGAACGGCGCTGGGACTGGACTGGGCCCCGCCCAAGACCTCCACTGCGCCGATGGAGTGCCCCGACGGCGTCGTCGGCCGGGAGGTGCGGTTCACCTACTCCCTCCAGGGTCCGCACTTCATCGAGATCCTCGAACAGGTCGACCCTTCCCCTTACCTCAACCTGACCGGCGGCAGGCGCGTTCACCACCTCGGCTACTACACCGACGACCTGGTCCAGGCCTCGGCAGACCTCGAGGAGCGCGGTTTTCGCCGGGAGCTGGCCGGAGTCGGCGAGAACGGACAGATCGGTCGTGCAGCCTTCCACTACAGCCCTGAGTCGCCGGGCATGTGGATCGAGCTGGTCTCGCACGAGATCGCTGACGAGATCGGGGGGTGGATCGCCGAGGCCGCCGCGGCCCGTGGCATCCCCTTCGTCTCGCCGTTCGTCTGA
- a CDS encoding ABC transporter substrate-binding protein encodes MAVLAALLLVAACGGGAGGASAGGSAEPLVIAFPVPLTSGNKAASDEMVNTAQLAVKSINESGGAGGRQLELRVYDDRLTADESARIAQRALTQDGAEVIMGGYTSIEGLAIREVTERRNVVYMATSTISPQLVQDATYTFRVAHDQGDYPVQMAELYAQLGFRTPVVVHDDGPTGSTLFGPIGDALRANGLQPAEPVAFSLNSTDMSSAVAAVKATGPDSIVYIGSSGADAGLMLKTLAEQGVNLPVLGFGSLISAEALSIGGTAYDQTSVYTLANIQPSKPQWQEFVDLYAAEYGGDPEQLRTGLVEQTAQTWDAFELLRQALDATGGDTEGDALVAALKSVPPFEGAAGRAGGFVSLVDSQTAYRQSLVAFELEGGKPVEAAVPAG; translated from the coding sequence GTGGCGGTGCTCGCAGCACTGCTGCTGGTCGCAGCGTGCGGCGGAGGTGCTGGTGGCGCCTCGGCAGGAGGATCCGCGGAGCCGCTCGTCATCGCCTTCCCCGTCCCGCTGACCAGCGGGAACAAGGCCGCCTCCGACGAGATGGTCAACACTGCGCAACTCGCCGTGAAGTCGATCAACGAGAGCGGCGGAGCGGGAGGGCGGCAGCTCGAGCTCCGCGTCTACGACGACCGGCTCACCGCCGATGAATCGGCGCGCATCGCGCAGCGCGCACTCACACAGGACGGCGCCGAAGTCATCATGGGCGGCTACACCTCGATCGAGGGCCTCGCGATCAGGGAGGTGACCGAGCGCCGCAACGTGGTGTACATGGCCACGTCGACCATCTCCCCCCAGCTCGTCCAGGACGCCACGTACACCTTCCGTGTCGCGCACGACCAGGGCGACTACCCGGTCCAGATGGCCGAGCTGTACGCACAGCTCGGTTTCCGCACCCCGGTGGTCGTGCACGACGACGGGCCCACCGGCTCAACGCTCTTCGGACCGATCGGTGACGCGCTGCGCGCCAACGGCCTGCAGCCGGCCGAGCCCGTGGCCTTCTCGTTGAACTCCACCGACATGTCGTCGGCGGTCGCCGCGGTCAAGGCGACGGGTCCCGATTCCATCGTCTACATCGGGTCGTCGGGAGCAGACGCCGGTCTCATGCTCAAGACCCTCGCCGAGCAGGGCGTGAACCTCCCGGTACTCGGCTTCGGGTCGCTGATCTCGGCGGAGGCGCTGAGCATCGGCGGAACGGCCTACGACCAGACGTCGGTGTACACGCTCGCCAACATCCAGCCGTCGAAGCCCCAGTGGCAGGAGTTCGTGGATCTCTACGCGGCCGAGTACGGCGGTGACCCCGAGCAGCTGCGTACCGGCCTCGTCGAGCAGACGGCGCAGACCTGGGACGCCTTCGAGCTGCTGCGGCAGGCGCTCGACGCCACCGGTGGAGACACCGAGGGCGACGCGCTCGTCGCGGCGCTCAAGAGCGTGCCGCCGTTCGAAGGCGCGGCTGGGCGCGCAGGTGGTTTCGTCAGCCTCGTGGACTCCCAGACCGCCTACCGGCAGTCGCTCGTGGCCTTCGAGCTCGAAGGCGGTAAGCCGGTCGAGGCGGCTGTCCCGGCCGGTTGA
- a CDS encoding branched-chain amino acid ABC transporter ATP-binding protein/permease produces the protein MNLLQKVTRAPSARHAAGPLVLVLIGLAAAGNAYSIHLATAAAIAFILTAAFNLVYGYAGIFNLSIIMTYGLGAFTSVYLSAQLGVSFWVAVPASMLLTAAISVLVALPSRGLDELFLAIQTLAFALAMGEVLLHWDEFSGGTIGIYAIDPPTFFGIDLVGGFAEYYWLAALGAWFAFDLVLRIDRSGMGRALVALREGPRVLASVGVSPETTRLVAFGLSGMLAGLAGGLYAHFQLVIDLDTFSFARLIALLLATILGGAGYFTGPIFGVLAILVMDELSLATSQAQDLVYGLGILLLVAVTSGGIAGALRRGAARLRGRTRQAEGELTGGDRPVRPELELAAPAAPVPTRRIEVSHVGVAFGGTRAVDDVSVSFATGEVVGLIGPNGAGKTTLLNAITGDVPVSAGTIDLSGTDLRGLSSAEIVRRGVGRTFQSPKVIRELTLVENVMLAGDAVAGTNWAQQVLHTPASVRADRRSRARALALLDEFALAGRAEHFAGDQPYGVLRLVEIARNLMLDPAFLLLDEPGAGLTEFEREEIAAAVRAMSARGLGVVLVDHNMPLITAACDRVVVLDTGRVIADGAPGEVLARRDVIAAYLGVAL, from the coding sequence ATGAACCTCCTGCAGAAGGTCACCCGGGCGCCCTCGGCGCGCCACGCGGCCGGACCTCTCGTCCTCGTCCTGATCGGCCTCGCGGCCGCAGGCAACGCCTACTCCATCCACCTCGCGACGGCCGCCGCCATCGCCTTCATCCTCACGGCGGCGTTCAACCTGGTGTACGGGTACGCCGGGATCTTCAACCTGTCGATCATCATGACCTACGGGTTGGGTGCCTTCACCAGCGTCTACCTCTCCGCTCAGCTCGGGGTGTCGTTCTGGGTCGCGGTGCCGGCCTCGATGCTGCTGACCGCGGCGATCTCGGTCCTCGTCGCTCTGCCCAGCCGGGGGCTCGACGAGCTGTTCCTCGCCATCCAGACCCTCGCATTCGCGCTGGCCATGGGGGAGGTGCTGCTGCACTGGGACGAATTCAGCGGCGGGACGATCGGTATCTACGCCATCGATCCGCCGACGTTCTTCGGCATCGACCTCGTCGGCGGCTTCGCCGAGTACTACTGGCTGGCCGCGCTGGGCGCGTGGTTCGCCTTCGACCTGGTGCTGCGCATCGACCGCTCGGGGATGGGGCGCGCGCTCGTCGCGCTGCGCGAGGGTCCGCGGGTCCTGGCGTCCGTGGGCGTCTCCCCGGAGACGACCCGGCTGGTCGCCTTCGGGCTCTCGGGCATGTTGGCCGGTCTCGCCGGCGGTCTCTACGCGCACTTCCAGCTCGTCATCGATCTCGACACCTTCAGCTTCGCCCGCCTGATCGCACTCCTGCTGGCGACCATCCTCGGCGGCGCGGGGTACTTCACCGGACCGATCTTCGGAGTGCTCGCCATCCTCGTGATGGATGAGCTGTCCCTCGCCACCAGCCAGGCTCAGGACCTCGTGTACGGCCTCGGCATCCTGCTGCTCGTCGCGGTCACCAGCGGCGGTATCGCCGGAGCGCTCCGGAGGGGCGCGGCACGGCTGCGGGGACGGACCCGGCAGGCCGAGGGCGAGCTGACCGGTGGGGACCGGCCGGTGCGGCCCGAGCTGGAGCTCGCCGCGCCTGCGGCGCCGGTGCCCACTCGCCGGATCGAGGTGTCCCACGTGGGGGTCGCCTTCGGTGGAACGCGTGCCGTCGACGACGTCTCGGTGTCCTTCGCGACCGGTGAGGTCGTCGGGCTCATCGGTCCCAACGGAGCAGGCAAGACGACACTGCTCAACGCGATCACTGGTGACGTGCCGGTCAGTGCAGGAACCATCGACCTCTCCGGGACCGACCTGCGCGGTCTGAGCAGCGCCGAGATCGTGCGCCGAGGGGTCGGCCGCACCTTCCAGAGCCCCAAGGTCATCCGCGAGCTCACGCTCGTCGAGAACGTGATGCTGGCCGGCGACGCCGTCGCCGGGACGAACTGGGCGCAGCAGGTCCTGCACACCCCGGCGTCTGTGCGCGCAGACCGGCGGTCCCGGGCTCGCGCACTGGCCCTGCTCGACGAGTTCGCCCTCGCCGGGCGGGCAGAGCACTTCGCCGGCGACCAGCCCTACGGCGTGCTTCGCCTGGTGGAGATCGCTCGCAACCTCATGCTCGACCCGGCCTTCCTGCTCTTGGACGAGCCTGGCGCCGGCCTCACCGAGTTCGAGCGGGAGGAGATCGCCGCCGCGGTGCGGGCGATGAGCGCGCGCGGTCTGGGAGTCGTCCTCGTGGACCACAACATGCCGCTGATCACTGCGGCGTGCGACCGCGTCGTCGTGCTGGACACCGGTCGGGTCATCGCGGACGGTGCGCCCGGCGAGGTCCTCGCCCGCCGGGACGTCATCGCCGCCTACCTGGGAGTGGCACTGTGA
- a CDS encoding MFS transporter — protein MAVLVSAGVVTLGAPLVPVVQTRFDLSETASQWSYTITLLVGATLTPVLGRLADGRRRRPAAVCVCALVAVGCGLSAVADGYPVFLAGRAAQGLGVGLVALAIATARDHVPGSRGVRLLALLSVTTALGAGLSYPLTMVVAEQWGLAAAYGGAGVLTAGVAVALAIGMPRTVDASRRTGLDLPGAVLLTAGSLAVLLAISQGGVWGWTDPRTLGCAVAGVMALAVWVAVELHVRFPLVELRLVRQRDVLAAHLTAVAMGVSLYSTPVLVSRMAQAPSATGYGSGLGLLVVGLVMTPIAAGNLAGNRLALVLARRLGSRGALATGGAVAAAGPLVLVFVPGGALWTLLLAMALSAFGAGATFGTMTTMIVGAVEPAETGSATSVNILLRLVGGALGSAATGAALAAHPGPVAGFASASGLRFACLLCAAGCAVAVVVSLVLARRRTSPTPTD, from the coding sequence GTGGCGGTACTGGTGTCGGCAGGGGTCGTCACGCTCGGTGCCCCCCTTGTCCCGGTCGTCCAGACGCGATTCGACCTCTCGGAGACCGCGTCGCAATGGTCGTACACCATCACTCTGCTCGTCGGCGCCACCTTGACGCCCGTGCTCGGTCGACTGGCTGACGGTCGTCGACGTCGGCCCGCCGCCGTGTGCGTGTGCGCACTGGTGGCTGTGGGTTGTGGACTCTCCGCCGTCGCGGACGGGTACCCGGTATTCCTCGCCGGTCGTGCAGCGCAGGGTCTCGGGGTCGGGCTCGTTGCGTTGGCGATCGCGACCGCGCGCGACCACGTGCCGGGATCGCGCGGGGTGCGGCTGCTGGCGCTGCTGTCGGTCACCACCGCGCTGGGTGCCGGTCTGAGCTACCCGTTGACGATGGTGGTCGCGGAGCAGTGGGGGCTGGCAGCGGCCTACGGCGGAGCCGGAGTTCTCACCGCAGGAGTGGCTGTCGCGCTCGCCATCGGGATGCCACGGACGGTCGACGCTTCGAGGAGAACCGGACTCGACCTGCCCGGTGCCGTGCTGCTCACCGCGGGCTCCCTCGCGGTGCTACTGGCGATCAGCCAGGGCGGAGTGTGGGGCTGGACGGACCCGCGAACGCTCGGGTGCGCGGTCGCTGGTGTGATGGCTCTGGCGGTGTGGGTCGCCGTGGAGCTGCACGTGCGGTTCCCGCTCGTCGAGCTGCGTCTGGTGCGCCAGCGCGATGTGCTGGCCGCGCATCTCACCGCTGTGGCCATGGGCGTCAGCCTGTACTCCACGCCCGTTCTGGTCAGTCGCATGGCTCAGGCGCCGTCCGCGACGGGGTACGGCAGCGGGCTAGGACTCCTCGTGGTGGGTCTCGTCATGACGCCGATCGCCGCCGGCAACTTGGCGGGCAACCGCCTCGCGCTCGTGCTCGCGCGGCGTCTCGGGTCACGCGGTGCGCTCGCCACGGGCGGTGCCGTCGCGGCGGCGGGGCCACTCGTGCTCGTCTTCGTCCCCGGCGGTGCGCTATGGACCCTGCTGCTGGCGATGGCGTTGTCCGCCTTCGGGGCCGGGGCCACGTTCGGCACGATGACCACGATGATCGTCGGTGCCGTGGAGCCCGCCGAGACCGGTAGCGCCACCAGTGTGAACATCCTGCTGCGCCTGGTCGGCGGAGCGCTGGGCAGCGCTGCGACCGGGGCTGCGCTCGCGGCGCACCCTGGCCCGGTGGCGGGGTTCGCGTCCGCCTCCGGCCTGCGGTTCGCCTGCCTGCTGTGCGCCGCGGGCTGTGCGGTCGCGGTCGTCGTCAGCCTCGTGCTGGCTCGCCGTCGAACCAGTCCCACTCCCACGGACTGA
- a CDS encoding CoA transferase produces MGGAAGPLSGLHVVDLSTYVAGPSATAVLAQLGADVVRVDPLGGATDTRRLPLAPDGSSLYWSGLNQGKRSIEVDLRSEAGRDVVRTLLAVPGPGHGILVSNAVGQGWLAHEALLAHRPDLIQVHIAGRRDGRPAVDYTVNCEVGLPWLTGPVDSQLPVNHVLPAWDLLTGLHTALAVVAAVRERDSSGSGRIIELALADVAAVTMGQLGFVADVAVNGSARLRDGNYLYGSFGCDFATTDGRRVMVVALTERHWQHLVDLTGTREVVGALEGALHTDFGNEEARYRNRDVLSALLAPWFAARTHAEVVVALEQGQVLWGDYRTLEELVNAPDSPVRSGDLFAETEHPTGASFPVARSALRSRGWGERTPTVPVLGADTDDVLRDWLDLDDSKLAELHAAGALGSS; encoded by the coding sequence ATGGGCGGGGCCGCAGGTCCCCTGTCGGGACTGCACGTCGTGGACCTGTCGACCTACGTCGCCGGACCGTCGGCGACCGCCGTACTGGCTCAGCTGGGGGCTGATGTCGTTCGCGTGGACCCACTGGGAGGCGCCACCGACACGCGGCGGCTGCCCCTCGCTCCGGACGGGTCGAGCCTCTACTGGTCCGGCCTCAACCAGGGCAAGCGGTCGATCGAGGTGGATCTGCGCAGTGAAGCCGGACGCGACGTGGTGCGGACTCTGCTGGCCGTGCCCGGTCCCGGCCACGGGATCCTCGTGTCGAACGCGGTGGGCCAGGGATGGCTTGCCCACGAGGCCCTCCTCGCGCACCGTCCGGACCTCATCCAGGTGCACATCGCGGGACGGCGTGACGGTCGCCCCGCCGTGGACTACACAGTCAACTGCGAGGTCGGCCTCCCCTGGCTGACCGGTCCGGTCGACTCGCAACTGCCCGTCAACCACGTACTGCCCGCATGGGATCTGCTCACCGGGCTGCACACCGCTCTGGCGGTGGTCGCCGCGGTGCGGGAGCGCGACAGCAGCGGCAGCGGACGGATCATCGAACTCGCCCTGGCGGACGTCGCGGCGGTGACGATGGGACAGCTCGGGTTCGTCGCCGACGTCGCGGTGAACGGCAGCGCACGTCTGCGCGACGGCAACTACCTCTACGGCAGCTTCGGGTGCGACTTCGCCACGACCGACGGACGGCGGGTCATGGTGGTCGCACTCACCGAGCGGCACTGGCAACACCTGGTGGACCTGACTGGCACCCGTGAGGTCGTGGGAGCGCTCGAGGGTGCACTGCACACCGACTTCGGCAACGAGGAGGCGCGCTACCGCAATCGCGACGTGCTCTCCGCTCTGCTCGCGCCCTGGTTCGCCGCTCGCACGCACGCCGAGGTAGTGGTGGCGCTCGAGCAGGGTCAGGTCCTGTGGGGCGACTACCGCACGCTCGAGGAGCTGGTGAACGCGCCCGACTCGCCGGTGCGGTCCGGCGACCTCTTCGCCGAAACGGAGCACCCGACCGGGGCGAGCTTCCCCGTGGCTCGCAGCGCTCTCCGCTCGCGCGGGTGGGGCGAGCGGACACCGACGGTTCCCGTGCTCGGGGCGGACACCGACGACGTCCTCCGCGACTGGCTCGACCTGGACGACAGCAAGCTGGCCGAACTGCACGCGGCCGGAGCTCTGGGCTCCTCGTGA